CTTGGACAGTTGATGGGAAATTGAAAACTTTAGGAAACTAAACGTGAGTTCGAGTTACAAGTCTATCTATAATAAGGAAACCTCAAATTCCCCGCCTAAAAGAAGTTAGTGTTCAAGAACGTATTGTGAAATTACAACAGATTGTCTTAAAACGTCTAAAGTCTATTCATAAGAAACGAACGGGTTGCGCATTTCTAAGCAGAACCCGTTCGTTTCTTCCTATTTTGTTTTAGTAACTGGAGTGCCATCAGTGACAAGTAGAATAGCCAATACTTAGGAATAATGGTTTGTTTTCTCTTTTTGATAGGGTGAAAGCTTCCTAACAGGATTATACGCATGTTGCAAGAGATATGGACTTTTTTCGTTTATCAGTCGATTTGTTGGCTTACTATTATTCACCACAGTAACCTCCAAATTTAAATTTTACTAGGTTTTTAGTATGTCAATTTGAAGGACATTTATAGGGTGTTAATTTCATTGAAAAGTAACTATATTGCACAGGAATGGTATAATTATTTTATGGAAACTTCTACAAATATTTCGCCATACGATTTTATACATAAAGAAATTTTACTTTTCGGGAGGTGTCTGTGTGATCAGATTTCTTCGCTTTATCAGTGATAAATTTTTAGACAAACGGCTGGATTTCCGTGTTCGGCTGTTCAACGTACTAGCAATGGCGGGCATGACGATTGGTATCATAATGTCGGTTTTGGGTGTTTTTACAAACGCAGGATTTTGGAATATACTGGTTAACCTGATCGCTGCGGCGCTTGCGTTCTGCCTGCTGTACTACTCCTACAAGAGCGGCAAATATCAGCAGTGCTACATGTTCACCACGATTATCATCTTTCTGATCTTTTTCCCTGTCTTGTTTTTTAGCGCCGGAGGCTATCACAGCGGAATGCCTTCGTTCTTTGTGTTTGCCGTTTTGTTTACGGTCTTTATGCTGGAAGGCAAGAAAATGATTGTGATGTCGGTCATAGAAATGCTGGTCTACATAGGAATCTGCCTGGCTGCGTATGAGTATCCCCAAAGCGTCCGCTTTTTTCAAACGGAGCAGGAACTTTTAACGGACATCATCATCGGATTTTCCAGCGTTAGCCTTGTGCTGGGCGTTACCCTGTTCATTCATTTCAGAATGTACAACAAACAGCAGCGGGAGCTTGAAGCTGCCCGAGTGGAAGCGCTACGGCTCAGCAAAGCAAAGAGTAATTTTCTCGCCAATATGAGCCACGAAATCCGAACCCCCATCAATGTCATGCTAGGCATGAACGAAATGATTATTCGGGAAAGGGGCTCGGAGCGCGTCAGGGACTACAGCCTGAATATCCAAAACGCAGGCAAAACCCTTCTGGCTCTTATCGACAACATTCTGGACATGTCAAAAATCGAATCGGGGAAGCTGGAGATTGTATCAGAAAACTACCAGACGGCGGATTTAATTGATGATCTTGCCATGATTGGAATGGAACGGGTTGGCCGGTACGGTATCGGGTTTAAGGTTCAGGTTGACGAAAACCTGCCCTGCGGGCTAACCGGTGATTTTTTACATATCAAACAGGTGGTTGTCAACTTTTTAAGCAATGCGGCAAAGTATACGAAGCAGGGCGGTGTTACACTTTCCTTCGACCAAAAGCTGGGAAAGGCACCGGATGAAATACTGCTCTGCGTATCGGTTTCCGATACGGGGATCGGTATCAAAGAGGAAAACATCGCCTTGCTGTTTGATGCGTTCACCCGGGGGGATCTCCCCAACCATCGGAACATTGAAGGCACCGGCTTGGGTCTTGCCATAGCGAAAAAATTCACAGATCTGATGCAGGGGCGAATTGATGTAAAAAGCCGCTTGGGCCACGGCAGCGTCTTTTCCGTGGAGATTCTGCAAAAGGTTCACAATAAAACGCCGCTCCACAAGCGGACGATAACGGCAAAAGAGGAAACGGCAGCGGAAGGCAGCTTTATTGCTCCCGGCGGCAATGTCCTTGTGGTGGACGACAGCGCGGAAAACCTGCTGGTCGTAAAATCCCTGCTTTCCCGGACACTGCTGCGAGTGGATACGGCCATAAGCGGGAAGGAATGTATCAAGGCGGTTACGAAAAAACGCTATCATGTCATTCTAATGGATTA
This Desulfosporosinus orientis DSM 765 DNA region includes the following protein-coding sequences:
- a CDS encoding sensor histidine kinase, which codes for MIRFLRFISDKFLDKRLDFRVRLFNVLAMAGMTIGIIMSVLGVFTNAGFWNILVNLIAAALAFCLLYYSYKSGKYQQCYMFTTIIIFLIFFPVLFFSAGGYHSGMPSFFVFAVLFTVFMLEGKKMIVMSVIEMLVYIGICLAAYEYPQSVRFFQTEQELLTDIIIGFSSVSLVLGVTLFIHFRMYNKQQRELEAARVEALRLSKAKSNFLANMSHEIRTPINVMLGMNEMIIRERGSERVRDYSLNIQNAGKTLLALIDNILDMSKIESGKLEIVSENYQTADLIDDLAMIGMERVGRYGIGFKVQVDENLPCGLTGDFLHIKQVVVNFLSNAAKYTKQGGVTLSFDQKLGKAPDEILLCVSVSDTGIGIKEENIALLFDAFTRGDLPNHRNIEGTGLGLAIAKKFTDLMQGRIDVKSRLGHGSVFSVEILQKVHNKTPLHKRTITAKEETAAEGSFIAPGGNVLVVDDSAENLLVVKSLLSRTLLRVDTAISGKECIKAVTKKRYHVILMDYMMPDMDGIDTLRALKEIPGFETPVVALTANVVAGVKQTLLNAGFIEYLSKPIMWRDLEETLMGLLPADLITVNNRCAQNLIPPEIKNKLARDAAVYGIALAEGLGYLSGDMVQYKNLAVFFVENYDKSRREAAKAETQKDWQSLKFTVHSLKSKARAVGAINLSDTAAKVEKQCMEENDAYIKVTMPILYYEWSWAQEGLKQLVARLDELPAGQIETENTGISMDELLILLKHNRQPDALAALERMIALSHRSDTIERLREIWQKVDEIEFREAERLLIGMGGDAVGR